A single window of Periophthalmus magnuspinnatus isolate fPerMag1 chromosome 22, fPerMag1.2.pri, whole genome shotgun sequence DNA harbors:
- the fbxo30a gene encoding F-box only protein 30a — MEANPLHPHCLKCINRRCMARPEMGVSCDLIGCPLVCGAVFHSCKLDEHRLLCPYERLPCLNSGFGCPFTITRIKMAQHLETCPASIVCCTMEWNRWPVSYADRKSYENLSKDFDEVEQLDMALALQDQRMLLESLKVTTTISKNGEKKDDESDKMATSSNEAAVDMEQDEPYNELYKTSVETSRSLAAALDILTSSKEIEIVNNINGEDDDKAQSENADVYGAEGGRNIDMQDSDWLDSDCELGAVGGVDCAVGTDPIDWADEGELDVLFDENENANSAPPQGHNEVLVDDYLPIVALNPPTVPRHAPLPIPVPFLFSDNLVRNNFLQHLPSELRYRCLERKLQNVDVLRGISMFTFNGRRALLSDPYLFRAKMEDKSVDTSDLEVADDPMGLHGIDLITAALLFCLGDSPGGRGISDSRFVDGYHIDFGTQTFSFPSAILATNTMVGDIASASACDHASPQLCNPSPFHTLRLDLVLECVARYQTKQRSMFTFVCGQLFRRDEFSSHFKNVHGDIHAGLNGWMEQRCPLAYYGCTYSQRRFCPQVQGFRIIHDRHLGSFGVQPGVPARNGENGRRLGHAFSSDQLSRLPFEVLQYMASFLDSFSLCQFSRVSRTMREVCASLLQMRGMVVLLWEKTRREDGSPAWHITEKVWRFSTAFGTVNEWKFANIASMADHLKKCKFNTISRREEAVPLPCMCFTRELTKGGRCLRSVLKPVA; from the exons ATGGAGGCCAACCCGCTCCACCCCCACTGCCTTAAATGCATCAACAGGAGGTGTATGGCGAGACCGGAGATGGGCGTTTCCTGCGATCTCATTGGCTGCCCTTTAGTCTGCGGCGCCGTTTTTCACTCCTGTAAGTTGGACGAGCACCGCCTCCTCTGTCCGTACGAAAGATTGCCCTGTTTGAACAGCGGGTTCGGATGCCCTTTTACAATCACGAGAATCAAGATGGCGCAGCATCTGGAAACCTGCCCCGCGAGCATCGTCTGCTGCACGATGGAGTGGAACAGGTGGCCCGTTAGCTACGCAGATCGAAAGTCCTACGAAAATCTCAGCAAAGATTTCGATGAAGTTGAGCAGCTGGACATGGCGCTAGCTTTACAGGACCAGAGAATGTTACTAGAATCACTGAAGGTTACCACAACGATTTCAAAAAATGGCGAAAAGAAAGACGATGAGAGTGACAAGATGGCGACGTCTTCGAACGAGGCGGCGGTGGATATGGAACAAGACGAGCCTTACAACGAACTTTATAAAACTTCAGTTGAAACCAGTAGAAGTTTAGCTGCAGCGTTGGACATTTTGACCAGTTCTAAGGAAATTGAAATAGTTAATAATATTAACGGGGAGGATGACGATAAAGCTCAGAGTGAAAATGCCGATGTTTATGGAGCAGAAGGCGGGAGAAACATAGATATGCAGGACTCTGATTGGTTGGATTCAGATTGTGAGCTCGGAGCGGTGGGAGGGGTCGACTGCGCCGTAGGGACTGACCCCATAGACTGGGCGGACGAAGGCGAACTCGACGTTTTATTTGATGAAAATGAAAACGCGAACTCGGCACCACCTCAAGGTCACAACGAGGTTTTAGTGGATGATTATTTACCGATCGTAGCTTTGAACCCGCCCACTGTCCCTCGCCACGCCCCCCTGCCCATTCCAGTGCCGTTTCTATTCTCTGATAACCTTGTTAGAAATAACTTTTTGCAGCATTTGCCGTCGGAACTCAGATATCGGTGTTTGGAACGGAAATTACAAAACGTGGACGTGTTGAGAGGCATTAGCATGTTTACATTTAACGGAAGAAGAGCTCTGCTCTCGGATCCTTATCTGTTCAGAGCCAAAATGGAGGATAAGTCTGTTGATACGTCTGATTTAGAAGTCGCAGATGATCCAATGGGACTTCACGGTATCGATCTGATCACGGCGGCGTTGCTTTTCTGTTTGGGTGACTCTCCGGGCGGCCGAGGGATTTCTGACAGTCGGTTTGTGGATGGTTACCATATTGACTTCGGTACTCAAACCTTTTCGTTTCCTTCTGCCATCCTCGCCACGAACACGATGGTCGGAGACATTGCTTCCGCCTCCGCCTGCGACCACGCCAGCCCCCAACTCTGCAACCCGAGCCCCTTTCACACCTTACGCTTAGACTTGGTTCTCGAATGCGTCGCCAGGTATCAAACCAAACAGCGTTCCATGTTCACGTTCGTCTGTGGACAGCTTTTCAGAAGAGATGAGTTTTCCTCGCATTTCAAGAACGTCCACGGGGATATCCACGCCGGGTTGAACGGGTGGATGGAACAACGCTGCCCCCTAGCGTACTACGGGTGCACCTACTCCCAAAGACGCTTCTGTCCTCAAGTTCAAGGATTCCGGATTATTCACGACAGACATCTTGGGTCTTTTGGAGTTCAGCCGGGAGTACCGGCGAGGAACGGGGAGAACGGGCGGAGACTCGGACACGCCTTTAGCTCGGATCAGCTGAGCCGTCTTCCCTTCGAGGTTCTCCAGTACATGGCGAGTTTCCTGGACAGTTTCAGCCTGTGCCAGTTCTCCAGAGTGTCCAGGACCATGAGGGAGGTGTGTGCCAGTCTGCTCCAGATGAGGGGCATGGTGGTCCTGCTGTGGGAGAAGACACGCAGAGAGGACGGGTCTCCTGCCTGGCACATCACAGAGAAG GTGTGGAGGTTCAGCACGGCCTTCGGGACAGTGAACGAGTGGAAGTTTGCTAACATCGCTAGCATGGCTGACCACCTGAAGAAGTGTAAATTCAACACGATCTCGCGGCGAGAGGAGGCGGTCCCTCTGCCCTGCATGTGCTTCACCAGAGAACTGACCAAGGGGGGGCGCTGTCTGCGCTCTGTGCTCAAACCTGTGGCATAA